In one Gemmatimonadaceae bacterium genomic region, the following are encoded:
- a CDS encoding polysaccharide biosynthesis tyrosine autokinase — MTRSFNALSAGSRLAPIPANPQLPAVQQPPLEQWGAPPPPASMAPAYQRYLAAVGRFKWLVLAMVLLGLLGGYIATRYIKPEYDVQGKITLRDPSAEIIGNARQRSNESYLQVFRAYSITDSVARKLRLYLDPKRDADSVYFREFTLGAQFVPGTYELMIDSKKEKYRLRRTRNGDSREVETGSIGDSIGRESGMRWKPAREILPAKATVEFELITPREASNNLQKKLRADAPPNTDVMNVSLRGEDAARTEVALNEWMTLFVNYLGIIKNGGTSQNANAAKQAFADAESRLKAARQSLERFRVDAIIQPSEQTVLTPGASQTTNPVLEQFTRYRLEAQTLRNDREQLQNLMKGGRVNPNVDPGVALSLSSVAGPGGEALRQVLTELNSARELERAKSAVYTAENPEVVKVRSRITDLETNVIPALIRQQVNSLQIREDDYKRRIATQSAEIRGIPERTIKEQELNAIVAREENLVGILSNNLETQRLKEASARNEVFVQDSAVAPFKPTSNTALQIIPAGLALGLGLGLALAVLLDVLDKRVRYPEQVAADLRLDIIGAIPLVNPGRPSVEEQAQLVESFRTLRLSLRHQFTAGEPVSFTVTSTGPSEGKSFVSSNLALSFAEAGFRTVLVDGDTRRGAIQQAFGVPQKPGLVDYLQGSSTLEETVYPTSYERLSLVPCGTRHRQAPEMVTTAAMESLLDELRARFDVVIVDSPPLGAGTDAYALATLTGGLLMVLRVGVTDRKMAINKLETMDRLPIRPLGAVLNGIEPKGVFQYYHYLEGYNSADAGSDDDEPIAPRQRKSKPRLSGGGGSKAS; from the coding sequence ATGACCCGATCGTTCAACGCGCTTTCTGCCGGCTCCCGGCTCGCCCCCATCCCTGCCAATCCGCAGCTGCCTGCCGTCCAGCAGCCGCCGCTGGAGCAGTGGGGCGCGCCGCCGCCGCCGGCATCGATGGCACCCGCCTACCAGCGTTACCTCGCCGCCGTCGGCCGCTTCAAGTGGCTGGTGCTCGCCATGGTGCTCCTCGGCTTGCTGGGCGGCTACATCGCCACCCGGTACATCAAGCCCGAGTACGACGTCCAGGGCAAGATCACGCTCCGCGACCCGAGTGCCGAGATCATCGGCAACGCCCGGCAGCGCTCGAACGAGTCGTACCTCCAGGTGTTCCGCGCCTATTCCATCACGGACTCGGTGGCCCGCAAGCTCCGGCTCTACCTCGATCCGAAGCGCGACGCCGACTCCGTCTATTTCCGTGAGTTCACGCTCGGCGCCCAGTTCGTCCCGGGCACCTACGAGCTCATGATCGACAGCAAGAAGGAGAAGTACCGCCTCCGCCGCACCCGCAACGGCGACTCGCGTGAGGTCGAGACCGGCTCGATCGGTGACTCGATCGGACGGGAGTCGGGGATGCGCTGGAAGCCGGCGCGGGAAATCCTGCCGGCCAAGGCCACGGTCGAGTTCGAGCTCATCACGCCGCGTGAAGCCTCGAACAACCTGCAGAAGAAGCTCCGCGCCGACGCCCCGCCGAACACGGACGTGATGAACGTCTCGCTGCGCGGTGAGGACGCCGCGCGCACCGAGGTGGCGCTGAACGAGTGGATGACGCTGTTCGTGAACTACCTCGGCATCATCAAGAATGGCGGCACGTCGCAGAATGCCAACGCCGCGAAGCAGGCCTTCGCCGATGCCGAGTCGCGCCTCAAGGCCGCGCGGCAGTCGCTCGAGCGGTTCCGCGTGGACGCGATCATCCAGCCGTCGGAGCAGACCGTGCTCACGCCCGGCGCCTCGCAGACGACGAACCCCGTGCTCGAGCAGTTCACCCGTTACCGCCTCGAGGCGCAGACGCTCCGCAACGACCGCGAGCAGCTGCAGAACCTGATGAAGGGCGGCCGCGTCAACCCGAACGTCGACCCGGGCGTCGCCCTCTCGCTGAGCAGCGTGGCCGGCCCGGGTGGCGAGGCGCTGCGGCAGGTGCTGACGGAGCTGAACAGCGCCCGTGAGCTCGAGCGTGCGAAGAGCGCCGTCTACACGGCCGAGAACCCGGAAGTCGTGAAGGTGCGGAGCCGGATCACGGACCTCGAGACGAACGTGATTCCCGCCCTCATCCGCCAGCAGGTGAACTCGCTGCAGATCCGCGAGGATGACTACAAGCGCCGCATCGCGACGCAGAGCGCGGAGATCCGCGGCATCCCCGAGCGGACGATCAAGGAGCAGGAGCTGAATGCGATCGTCGCGCGTGAGGAGAACCTGGTGGGGATCCTCTCGAACAACCTCGAGACGCAGCGACTGAAGGAAGCCTCCGCCCGGAACGAGGTCTTCGTGCAGGACTCGGCGGTGGCCCCGTTCAAGCCGACCTCCAACACCGCGCTCCAGATCATCCCGGCCGGCCTCGCACTCGGCCTGGGCCTCGGGCTCGCGCTGGCGGTGCTGCTCGACGTGCTCGACAAGCGGGTCCGGTACCCGGAGCAGGTGGCGGCGGACCTTCGCCTGGACATCATCGGCGCGATTCCGCTGGTGAATCCCGGGCGCCCGTCGGTCGAGGAGCAGGCGCAGCTGGTCGAGAGTTTCCGGACGTTGCGACTCTCGCTCCGGCACCAGTTCACGGCCGGCGAACCGGTGTCGTTCACGGTCACCAGCACGGGTCCGTCGGAAGGCAAGTCGTTCGTGTCGTCGAACCTGGCGCTGTCCTTCGCCGAGGCCGGCTTCCGCACCGTGCTGGTGGACGGCGACACGCGGCGCGGGGCGATCCAGCAGGCCTTCGGTGTGCCGCAGAAGCCGGGGCTCGTGGACTACCTGCAGGGATCGAGCACCCTCGAGGAGACGGTCTACCCCACGTCGTACGAGCGACTGTCGCTCGTGCCGTGCGGCACGCGGCATCGCCAGGCGCCCGAGATGGTCACGACGGCGGCCATGGAGTCGCTGCTCGACGAGCTGCGCGCCCGGTTCGACGTGGTCATCGTCGACAGCCCGCCGCTCGGTGCCGGCACGGATGCCTATGCGCTCGCGACGCTGACGGGTGGCCTGCTGATGGTGCTGCGCGTGGGGGTCACCGACCG
- a CDS encoding sigma-54-dependent Fis family transcriptional regulator has protein sequence MNSPDQNSVADPAAARDAMAVAPEARATLRLLIVDDDRTLREGCASILQGDGYNVTVTGRADEAMELVKRRRFDIVLCDLYLTPVSGMEILKAALEANKETIFVVMTGNPSVTSSIEALRAGAWDYLPKPFSASHLQILVGRASHAVLVSRETRAARSEGGSTPGPPSGAGASFQNAHTGDRITLLGQSPAFRRALDLSRKVAGTDASVLISGESGTGKELIAQFIHSHSRRAGKKLVAVNCAALPEQLLESEMFGHKKGAFTGADRDKAGLLEVANGGTLFLDELTEMSMPLQAKLLRVLQDGVVRRVGSETQDAVVDVRFISAMNRDPLEAVAQGRLREDLYYRLRVVPIRLPPLRQRPEDISVLAQHFLHHFWDRHRQPGEPSPTFSEDALDFLRSRPWRGNVRELQNMIEHTAVVADPGTALVGSDFPVYDDAPEAGVSGGDATTFSGSYMNDAYHVAKDKLVAQFEKEYLTRLVSRAGGNMSRAARLAGIDRTTLYRLMEKHELRRDEYSGSLA, from the coding sequence ATGAACTCGCCTGACCAGAATTCCGTCGCCGACCCGGCGGCCGCGCGCGACGCCATGGCGGTGGCGCCCGAGGCGCGGGCGACGCTCCGACTCCTGATCGTCGATGACGACCGGACGCTCCGGGAAGGCTGTGCGAGCATTCTTCAGGGGGACGGGTACAACGTCACGGTCACCGGCCGCGCCGACGAGGCGATGGAACTCGTCAAGCGCCGCCGCTTCGACATCGTGCTCTGCGACCTGTATCTCACCCCGGTGTCCGGGATGGAGATCCTCAAGGCCGCTCTCGAGGCCAACAAGGAGACGATCTTCGTCGTCATGACCGGCAACCCGTCGGTCACCTCGAGCATCGAGGCCCTTCGGGCCGGTGCCTGGGACTACCTCCCGAAGCCGTTCTCGGCCAGCCACCTCCAGATCCTCGTCGGCCGGGCCTCCCACGCCGTGCTCGTCTCGCGGGAGACGCGCGCCGCCCGGAGCGAGGGCGGCAGCACCCCGGGGCCGCCGTCGGGCGCTGGCGCGTCGTTCCAGAACGCCCATACCGGCGACCGGATCACCCTCCTCGGTCAGTCGCCGGCGTTCCGGCGGGCGCTCGACCTGTCCCGGAAGGTGGCCGGCACGGACGCCTCCGTGCTCATCAGCGGCGAAAGCGGCACGGGCAAGGAACTCATCGCGCAGTTCATCCACAGCCACAGCCGGCGGGCCGGCAAGAAACTGGTGGCCGTCAACTGCGCTGCCTTGCCGGAACAGCTCCTCGAGAGCGAGATGTTCGGGCACAAGAAAGGCGCCTTCACCGGCGCCGACCGCGACAAGGCGGGATTGCTCGAGGTCGCCAACGGCGGCACGCTGTTCCTCGACGAGCTGACGGAGATGTCGATGCCGCTGCAGGCCAAGCTGCTCCGCGTCCTGCAGGACGGCGTGGTGCGGCGGGTGGGCAGCGAGACCCAGGATGCCGTGGTGGACGTGCGCTTCATCAGCGCCATGAACCGCGATCCGCTCGAGGCCGTGGCGCAGGGCCGCCTGCGCGAGGACCTGTACTACCGCCTGCGCGTGGTGCCGATCCGCCTGCCCCCCCTGCGCCAGCGCCCGGAGGACATCTCCGTGCTCGCGCAGCACTTCCTGCACCACTTCTGGGATCGCCACCGCCAGCCCGGCGAGCCGTCCCCGACGTTCAGCGAGGATGCGCTGGATTTCCTGCGCAGCCGGCCCTGGCGCGGCAACGTGCGTGAGCTCCAGAACATGATCGAGCACACCGCGGTCGTGGCCGACCCCGGCACCGCGCTGGTGGGCAGCGACTTCCCGGTCTACGACGATGCGCCGGAAGCGGGCGTGAGCGGTGGTGATGCCACGACGTTCAGCGGCAGCTACATGAACGACGCGTACCACGTCGCGAAGGACAAGCTGGTGGCGCAGTTCGAGAAGGAGTACCTGACGCGCCTCGTCTCGCGGGCCGGTGGCAACATGTCCCGGGCGGCCAGGCTGGCCGGGATCGACCGGACCACGCTGTACCGCCTGATGGAGAAGCACGAACTCCGGCGTGACGAGTACTCCGGGTCGCTCGCGTGA